In Microbacterium foliorum, the following proteins share a genomic window:
- a CDS encoding WXG100 family type VII secretion target: MSVRPEQVNALAAQIRSGSQGIRSELDRLESEVGKLRAAWDGSAQQAYDQAQAKWNRSLSEMQQLLTQIAGKTEEISGQYVQTDKSAAGRFGA, translated from the coding sequence ATGTCAGTTCGCCCGGAGCAGGTCAACGCTCTGGCAGCGCAGATCCGCAGCGGGTCGCAGGGTATCCGTTCAGAGCTCGACCGTCTCGAGTCCGAGGTCGGCAAGCTGCGTGCGGCGTGGGATGGTTCCGCGCAGCAGGCCTACGACCAGGCTCAGGCCAAGTGGAACCGCTCGCTGAGTGAGATGCAGCAGCTTCTCACCCAGATCGCGGGCAAGACCGAGGAGATCTCGGGCCAGTACGTCCAGACCGACAAGTCGGCCGCCGGACGCTTCGGAGCCTGA
- a CDS encoding S8 family peptidase gives MRRPHRLLAVLGAIALGGMIAVPSSAAAEDLASGLWWFDRGNVQEAHDAGFDGSGVTVAVIDTQINPDVVGLRGADLQVPENTYCHDAAGAPIPAVSTDYVAAAHGTNVVSMILGTGEAPAGGVPIKGAAPGATVKYYSAGLEDQDTGEVSCALENGEQSTTDDHGFAAEAMSLAISDAIDEGADIISISSTGYVFLLGATAKAVAAGVPIIAGLPNEGGVGGQPAGLNGVVGVQAFGSDGAIATWPSGEPNLSDDVGTAAPGIGILVQGTEASWDEQELVRGTSFATSIVSGFLAVVKQKYPEATGNQLLQTLIHNSGTKGEHEPEWNNSTGFGAASLTGMLAVDPTKYPDENPFFDADDPNAVPNADDVATFAADLEVDSSPEPTQTSAAPEQPSADGAGVTPWVIGGGVVLLILLAGGIVLAVTLTRSSKRRTDHTGGQS, from the coding sequence ATGAGGCGTCCGCACCGCCTCCTCGCGGTGCTCGGCGCGATAGCGCTGGGCGGGATGATCGCCGTGCCGTCGAGCGCGGCGGCGGAGGACCTCGCCTCGGGCCTGTGGTGGTTCGACCGCGGAAACGTCCAGGAGGCCCACGACGCCGGTTTCGACGGCTCCGGCGTCACGGTCGCGGTGATCGATACGCAGATCAATCCAGACGTCGTCGGGCTCCGCGGTGCTGATCTGCAGGTGCCCGAGAACACCTACTGCCACGACGCCGCCGGTGCTCCCATCCCCGCCGTGTCCACGGACTACGTGGCCGCCGCACACGGCACCAACGTCGTGTCGATGATCCTCGGCACGGGGGAGGCACCCGCTGGCGGCGTGCCGATCAAGGGCGCCGCGCCCGGCGCCACGGTGAAGTACTACTCCGCCGGTCTCGAAGATCAGGATACGGGCGAGGTGTCGTGCGCGCTCGAGAACGGTGAGCAGTCGACCACCGATGATCACGGGTTCGCGGCCGAGGCGATGTCCTTGGCCATCTCCGATGCGATCGACGAGGGTGCGGACATCATCTCGATCTCCAGCACGGGCTACGTCTTCCTCCTCGGGGCGACCGCCAAGGCTGTCGCGGCAGGAGTCCCGATCATCGCCGGCCTTCCGAATGAAGGCGGAGTCGGCGGTCAGCCCGCCGGTCTGAACGGCGTGGTGGGGGTGCAGGCATTCGGCTCTGACGGAGCGATCGCCACGTGGCCGAGCGGAGAGCCCAACCTGAGCGACGACGTCGGGACGGCCGCGCCCGGAATCGGGATCCTCGTGCAGGGCACCGAGGCGTCCTGGGACGAGCAGGAGCTGGTTCGCGGCACGTCGTTCGCGACGTCGATCGTCTCCGGATTCCTCGCGGTGGTGAAGCAGAAGTATCCCGAGGCCACGGGCAACCAGCTGCTCCAGACCCTGATCCATAACTCGGGGACCAAGGGTGAGCACGAGCCCGAGTGGAACAACAGCACGGGATTCGGTGCCGCCTCGCTGACCGGCATGCTCGCGGTCGACCCGACGAAGTATCCCGACGAGAATCCCTTCTTCGACGCGGACGATCCCAATGCGGTGCCGAATGCCGATGACGTGGCGACGTTCGCCGCGGATCTCGAGGTCGACTCCTCGCCCGAGCCCACGCAGACGAGCGCTGCACCCGAGCAGCCCTCGGCAGACGGCGCGGGCGTGACGCCCTGGGTGATCGGCGGCGGCGTCGTCCTGCTCATCCTGCTCGCCGGCGGCATCGTGCTCGCCGTCACACTCACCAGATCTTCGAAACGACGCACCGACCACACAGGGGGGCAATCATGA
- the eccD gene encoding type VII secretion integral membrane protein EccD, with translation MTQSSATAGTVLRLSVVSDDRRLDVGVPSQIPLVEIIPGFARSLGVLDPTLTHGGYSLQRADGTPLDPARGAAAQGVHDGELLTLVRGGLMQEPRVYDDVVEAVIDATAEQHGSWTPADSSRTALFVSLTFLALCALLLVATPPTSLVPAIIAASGAIVLSVAAAVLMRLHQPEAGHALGLTAAAYGGLAGFLAVPVQSIWGWPLAAMGLGLVIVGGVGLAVTQEKPEIHLVPIALGASIGITATTAAIFGDALAPYAIMLATTALLANGIPWLALSSTRIRVISPQSDADMFAAPEPIDADEVKRRAAAGTRTLIALRAALGLAALTATPLVAASGVWGALLCVLAFVGMMFQSRQIYARLGVLVLMAIGAIGLAATGVTVALALPDVRTWMLLILVVATVILVGLTLLTPKARLRLTRLGDTVEVFALALLLPLGVTTAGLV, from the coding sequence ATGACTCAGAGCAGCGCAACGGCAGGCACCGTGCTGCGGCTTTCCGTCGTCAGCGACGACCGCCGGCTCGATGTCGGCGTGCCGTCGCAGATCCCGCTCGTCGAGATCATCCCCGGCTTCGCTCGGAGTCTCGGTGTGCTCGACCCGACGCTCACGCATGGCGGCTACTCGCTGCAGCGGGCCGACGGCACACCCCTCGACCCCGCTCGTGGAGCAGCGGCGCAGGGCGTGCACGACGGTGAGCTTCTGACACTCGTCCGCGGCGGCCTGATGCAGGAGCCGCGTGTCTACGACGACGTCGTCGAAGCGGTGATCGACGCCACGGCCGAGCAGCACGGCTCCTGGACGCCGGCAGACAGCTCGCGCACCGCCCTCTTCGTCAGTCTCACCTTCCTCGCCCTCTGCGCGCTCCTGCTGGTCGCGACTCCGCCCACCTCCCTCGTGCCGGCGATCATCGCGGCATCGGGGGCCATCGTGCTCAGCGTCGCGGCTGCCGTGCTCATGCGTCTCCATCAGCCGGAGGCCGGACACGCACTCGGTCTCACCGCCGCAGCCTACGGCGGACTCGCGGGCTTCCTCGCCGTTCCGGTGCAGAGCATCTGGGGCTGGCCGCTCGCCGCCATGGGCCTGGGCCTCGTCATCGTCGGCGGCGTCGGCCTCGCCGTGACGCAGGAGAAGCCCGAGATCCACCTCGTGCCCATCGCGCTCGGCGCCTCTATCGGCATCACCGCGACCACCGCCGCGATCTTCGGCGACGCACTCGCTCCGTACGCGATCATGCTCGCCACCACCGCACTGCTCGCGAACGGCATCCCCTGGCTCGCGCTCAGCTCCACCCGCATCCGGGTCATCTCGCCGCAGAGCGATGCCGACATGTTCGCGGCGCCGGAGCCGATCGACGCCGACGAGGTCAAGCGTCGCGCCGCGGCAGGCACGCGCACCCTGATCGCACTCCGAGCCGCGCTCGGCCTCGCGGCCCTGACTGCGACGCCGCTGGTCGCCGCAAGCGGCGTCTGGGGCGCGCTGCTGTGCGTGCTCGCATTCGTCGGGATGATGTTCCAGTCGCGACAGATCTACGCCCGCCTCGGTGTGCTCGTGCTCATGGCGATCGGCGCGATCGGACTCGCCGCCACCGGTGTCACCGTAGCCCTGGCCCTTCCCGATGTCCGCACCTGGATGCTCCTCATCCTCGTCGTCGCCACCGTGATCCTCGTCGGTCTCACGCTGCTGACACCGAAGGCACGTCTGCGGCTCACGAGGCTCGGCGACACGGTCGAGGTCTTCGCCCTCGCGCTGCTGCTGCCGCTCGGCGTCACGACGGCCGGGCTCGTCTGA
- a CDS encoding WXG100 family type VII secretion target, which yields MADVISAEEGALRRGAQAVRETKSGIDQQTKKVRSEIEQLRGFWTGAAAASFSTLMSRWDEQARQLNEVLVTLEDALAGTERDQAATEEAHQQTISGLGSMMGS from the coding sequence ATGGCTGATGTCATCTCCGCAGAAGAAGGGGCTCTGCGCCGCGGAGCCCAGGCGGTGCGGGAGACCAAGTCCGGGATCGACCAGCAGACCAAGAAGGTCCGCAGCGAGATCGAGCAGCTGCGCGGCTTCTGGACGGGTGCGGCTGCCGCATCGTTCTCGACGCTGATGTCCCGCTGGGACGAGCAGGCTCGTCAGCTCAACGAGGTCCTCGTGACGCTCGAGGATGCCCTCGCCGGCACCGAGCGCGACCAGGCCGCAACCGAAGAAGCTCACCAGCAGACCATCTCGGGCCTCGGCTCGATGATGGGTTCCTGA
- a CDS encoding FHA domain-containing protein: MSGNGEPQLRPGGGTIPPVHPGPSQPGEIPALPPALIAAPPGVDGAPLRSGSTPPAPTPIAQTRARARRPSDGLGPAFLGVPAGTAARIAAFTLDAAAVILAAAIVLITTRSMLLAGLTVAELAIFLCVLEARTGLTIGNAVLRLRASRGDRPFSPGIGRQFVRAIITGAGFLVAVGSWVVVASSAWDRGGRRQSWADRVAGTVVVSVPPRAAAEAQQKASVIEAAAPLAPPQVVPLGAHPSVVDEDSEPTDARAASHRTETPAPAAQGDDRPLFTVAPAAAQQSDAAAPASESGALLLIFDTGQRVQLGLPLAANLGRAPVASVHDDRLVIVTDPDSSVSKTHLRLEHSRGRTWVTDFGSTNGSDIRSDDGQTTELVAGERVLLDDADRVRIGNRSFTISLLLGTDSSAGERA, translated from the coding sequence ATGAGCGGGAACGGCGAACCACAGCTCCGGCCGGGCGGTGGCACCATCCCACCCGTGCATCCGGGGCCCAGCCAGCCCGGGGAGATCCCTGCGCTGCCGCCGGCGTTGATCGCGGCTCCGCCCGGTGTCGACGGCGCTCCGCTCCGATCCGGATCCACGCCTCCCGCGCCCACGCCGATCGCCCAGACTCGGGCCAGAGCGAGACGCCCTTCTGACGGGCTCGGCCCTGCTTTCCTGGGCGTGCCCGCAGGGACGGCAGCGAGGATCGCCGCCTTCACTCTCGATGCCGCTGCAGTGATCCTCGCCGCGGCGATCGTCCTCATCACCACCCGCAGCATGCTCCTCGCAGGGCTCACGGTCGCCGAGCTCGCGATCTTCCTGTGCGTGCTCGAAGCGCGCACCGGTCTCACCATCGGCAACGCCGTGCTGCGTCTGCGAGCCTCTCGCGGCGACCGGCCCTTCTCGCCGGGCATCGGTCGCCAGTTCGTGCGCGCGATCATCACCGGCGCCGGTTTCCTGGTGGCGGTCGGCAGCTGGGTCGTCGTCGCGTCGAGCGCGTGGGATCGCGGCGGACGCCGTCAGTCCTGGGCGGATCGCGTCGCCGGCACCGTCGTGGTCTCGGTCCCGCCCCGTGCAGCTGCCGAAGCACAGCAGAAGGCCTCGGTCATCGAGGCCGCCGCCCCGTTGGCGCCGCCGCAGGTCGTGCCCCTCGGTGCACACCCGTCCGTCGTCGACGAGGACTCCGAGCCGACCGACGCCCGCGCGGCCTCGCACCGCACCGAGACTCCCGCACCCGCGGCACAGGGCGACGACAGGCCGCTCTTCACCGTCGCGCCGGCAGCAGCACAGCAGAGCGATGCCGCTGCCCCGGCATCCGAGTCCGGAGCGCTCCTCCTGATCTTCGACACCGGGCAGCGTGTCCAGCTCGGGCTGCCGCTCGCGGCGAACCTCGGACGCGCGCCGGTGGCCAGCGTGCACGACGACCGACTCGTGATCGTGACCGACCCCGACTCCTCGGTGTCGAAGACGCACCTGCGTCTCGAGCACTCACGCGGCCGCACCTGGGTCACCGACTTCGGATCCACCAACGGCTCCGACATCCGATCCGACGACGGGCAGACGACCGAGCTCGTCGCGGGCGAGCGCGTCCTGCTCGACGACGCCGATCGCGTCAGGATCGGCAACCGCAGCTTCACCATCAGCCTCCTGCTGGGCACCGACAGCAGCGCCGGAGAGAGAGCATGA